CAgttgcatttgtttacatttgcgCGCacgtgtttacgttttgcTCTTTCGTTATCGTTTGCAAAGTGGATGTTTCGTTAAATAGAAATGCGAAACAATACTCCGCCTCAATCACCGCATCTGCTCATTGAAGAGGACGAAGACGGGCTGGTTTACGTGGGCGATGCAGACGAGGTGCTCGATGACTGGGAACGGGAGGCCAATGGTTGGTAAACTCGCAGCTTGAGACATGTTTAAGATGATAAGTAAGCaagtttgaattttatcaGCCGGCATGGACGAAGACGATgaggaagacgacgaagagCTTATGGCCGGTGATGAAGCTGCCGCCGGAAACCACAGCCGAATGCCTGGGCGCGACGATGCCAAGCTCACGTTCAGCAAACACACATCCCCGGTGTTCTGTGGCGCCCTACACCCGACGGAAGACCTCGCTGTAACGGGCGGGGAAGACGATAAGGCGTACGTGTggaacaccatcaccggcgaGGTGGTTCACGAAGTGACCAACCACAGCGATTCGGTGATTGCGGTCGACTTTAGCCACGACGGAGCGTTTGTTGCGACGGGCGATATGGCCGGGTACATTCAGGTGTTTAAAGTGAGCCAAAACTATCGCCAAGTATGGGAGTTTACGCTGGGCGATATGTGCTGGATGCGGTGGCACACGGCAGCCCACGTGCTGTTGGCCGGCGCACAGACGGGCGAGGTGTACGTCTGGCGGATACCGTCGGGCGATTGCAAGGTGCTACAGGGCCACGGTGCGACCTGCGAGGCAGCCGAGCTAACGCACGATGGCAAGAGGCTGGCCGTTGGGTACGGCGATGGACACTTTAAGCTGTGGGATCTTAAAACGAACACCACGGTGATGGATGTGCCGCCGGGGCCCGGATCCTCCACCGGCATCATTTCGCTGGCCGTCGATCGGGAAAGTCAACTGTTCGTGACCGGCGGAGATGGCGGCTGTGCGTGCATCATCGGGGCCAATGGACCGGTCGGAAAGCTGGCGGATTCGAGCGCGGCGGACAGTACGGTCGAATCGGTGCTCATCGATTATCCCGATTTCGAGCTCAAGGTGGCGGCTACAGGGACGCTTCTGGGCACGGTGACGATCTGGGATGTGGCGCGACAAACCAAGCGGGTCCAGTGTAGCGACGATGAGCCAACGGGAATCACGAGGTGAGCTTCCGGGATCGTCAACCGCTAAAACTGTGTGCTTACGTTACGATTCACATTGTTACAGGATGCTCTGGCTGAAGGACAGCACGATTTGCGCCGGGACGCTCGGGGGACAGATCAAGGCGTGGGATCTACGGAGCGGGGCGATGCGATTCATTCTGGAGGGCCACTGGGACGCCGTGCAGGCCCTCGTCTACCACAAGGAAAAGAACATTATCCTGTCGGCGTCCGAAGATGGGACGGTGAAACTGTTCGACATCCCGACGGTCGAGTGACAAGCAGAGGCCTTGCCCACAATAAATCCCCCGACTTCTTGTACAGTTGCTGGGCACCGtcttttgggttttttgttttcggtaaaGCAATAATTTCCCAGTTTATTCGGTAACCTGGCTCCACCTGGAACCGTCGTggcgaaagagcgaaagagaaggGCAATGCAAAATAACCCTTCACCTCGTTGATCTTGTCACGGAGCAATAAAAGTGGCGTTCCCAAAAATTCATTAACGGTACATTGTCTCttgctggctggtggccacaGCGAGGAGATCGTTAAATTGTTCGCCAGGTCCGATAAGCGAGAGGCTCGCCGTCAAGTAgtcgggttgctgctgctcaagATCTCAACACGACGTCGAGAATGTATCCGCCGAATTGGGTCAAAATGCAGAACATGAAAAGGGATGTAAGAAAGCCGAAATATTATTTTGAGAAAACAggtttcgccgtggccgtggcgaggGAAGTAAACGCACCACATACATATGCATATACTGTTTTCTCTGTTTGTGCTCGCCCTTTCGGCGTTCTCAACGCGCTGTGGGAAAGCTGGGAATCTGAAAGCggcagcagaaaagaaaatgcaattgGCGCATCTCACTTGACCGATTTGTCGATTGTTGTGCGGTCAACACGCGGTTTCACGAGACCGTGTGAAAGATTGTGTTAGATCGTCTTGTGAGTAAAATGAGTAAAGAAACTATAAAAATTAGTGTATAAACTACAACCAGCTTCGGTTGCAGAATAGGTCACACGGCGTGTAAGGCTGAAGATGAACAATTTCGCACCCCTTCGGGGTCTTCGATCTCCGCTGCGCGAATATCCCTCGCCGGAAGACGACGATCGTGGTGATGCAAACGTAACTGTAGTGTCGCGCGAATGATGGTTCGAGTTGAACTTGCGCAACGGCGCCGCAAGGACCATTTGCCCATTGCGTTCCCCCCGTTGCTGAGGGCGAGGGAAATTTTACCGGCGAAGAGAAAACCTGTCGCCGACGACCAATTTGCGACGACAaacgcaccgatcgatcgattgggtaatgaaaatgtaattcTACACTTCCTGGCAGCGAACGAACGTTTGCAATTAATCATTATCGAGGAGCGGCcggcgaaacataaaatgaaacatgaagCAGCCTCGCAGCCGATCCGAGACTCGGGATGCCGCCACTCGCTCACTTCGGCCGTATCTTGGAGATTTCTAAATGTCAGCGCCTCAAAGCGAAGAGGAACGTGCGAAAGGCCACTGCTTCCACGCCGCCACAGGTGCCACAGGCCGATCGCTCAATCGGCGCATGATTTAAATATCAAACCCCCTTCAGCTGGATCGGCTTCCCTCAAACGCTTCCCCCCTCGTTTCAGGGTGCCGGTGGACACGTCTTCGTTTCGCGGACACGGACAGcggcggtttgttttgttctgcGGAATCCAACTTCGACTCCGTCACCTCCGAAATTCTTGCCCCAGCGATGCTGACGATCGAAACCTGTCGTGACTATAAACGATGGCCGAAGAACTGCTCTACAAAAGGCACACCACAAGCCGGTGGCGATACCGTTACGGCAGAGGCGAACGTCACTCGCGGATCGTCTTTTTGGAGAGATGGATTGTGTGGGGTGGTCGAGCGGACATCGCCAGAAACAGGTTCCGGCCGAGAGTCCGACGTTGGAGCGCCTCGGAGCATGTGGTTCTCTCGGGCCCCAAAGTGAAACATTTACAACCCCGCAACTTTGTGGTGGGCTTCATTAACTAATTTGGAACCCCGGTTTTAATTGTGCCATTTAAGCCCGATGGCGGGTCGGGAAGAACGAACTCGGATCGGAAAGCGGAGGTCACGGTTTCTTGTTCCTGCTTTATGGGCCCGAGTTGCGACGGAGAAAAGAAAGTTTGGAAGAAATTCTACAGCGGAATTGAAGTCAGCATCCCATTTCCTTAGTCTCGATCGTACACGTTGGGTGACACTCATTAGCCAGGGGCCAGGGTCTTTAACACTGAGCTTTTGCTTGATTCTGGAATAAAATATAGTTCTAACGGGCTCAGCTATTAGCGGGGGAACGTGATCCGGCTCCTGACTAATTAGCGATAATTAACGCCCAGCCCCAGTTCTCCGATCGTCGTACAATTTTGAGGTTACGAATcaaacttcttcttctccacAATGTAACATCGAGATTGGGAGGAAATTTCCCTAAATGTTCGGCTTTGTTTTATTGGAGCAGCGCCGAAGTCCCGAAACGTGAGCTTGGCCGCGGAACGAGGGTCGCCCCTAATCTTTCGGGCTTAGTAGAGAAAGCCCAGTGCAGGTGAGGAGTAACCTTGCCGCTAATCTCTCAATTACTTCCGTGACCCCGAAACTGCTACAAACTATGCGCACTTCTCGCGCCCGATCTCTGGCTGAGAATTTGTCTACTTAACCAACCTAACGGGGCACAGTTTTCATTATTTACCAAGCCCCCTCGGTGATGGCGGAGAGATTTTCAAACTTCTCAAGCGTCTCAAGCAAAGAATGGCCGCGGCCAAGAGATGATCTCTGCACGCGGAACCACCGACCGTGGCGGGGGATCATTAGACGCGacgcgcaccgcgcaccgctgAAGATTAGGCAGACAGGCGGACGGGGAACTGTTCAGAACCCGGCCGCTTTATGGCTCCCGATGGCGGGTAGGGGATTTTCCACCTCGCCAGCCAGCTTCTTTCGGCAGCTTTCCACGCGCGACCGGAACACTTCAAAAACAACCCGGAGGAAACACGgaggaacgaaaacaaaagcccCACCAGTTAATGACCCGTAATTGCCCCCTTCGGAGGCACGTACCGGGCGTCGTGGCGTTCCGCTTGGCATTCTTCCCCAATCGAAGTGGATGATACTTATACTGTTTATTGTGTTTTAATAGGCACGCTTTATGAGGGACGGGTCCCGCTTTCTCTGCGGGTTATTCACACTTTCCGGGTTCTAGCCGAAAATTTTCTTAATCGAAGAACTGGCCACCCCATGGATATCCTTCACCAGGTCCACCTTGGCGTGCATCACGTTCTTCACCGACtcggcgatcgatcgttcgcggCTTTCGTTGCTGTCTTCACCCGATCGGTCCTCGTCGGAACCCTTGCGCCGGTGGTGAGGACGATGCCGCCGATGTTGCTTCCATCCGCAACCTTTACACTGTCCTTTGCCCTGGCCTGGGAAGGCGCCCCCGGAAGTTGCAATGTCGACCAGCCCGGTGAGGGTATGCTGCAGACGATCCAGGATCCAGGCGAGATACTGGGCCACATCGAGTACTCCGACGTACCCGTGCGTAtcgcaccggttccggtagaTGTTGATCTTACTGATGACACCGCCGATGGTCCAGGTCCCCGACTCGGTTGCTTGATAGAATCCACCGCCCTCATCGCCCAGACAAGCGTTCGTACCTGCGTTTGGGGAGGGTCAGAGATCAAAAGCTCCACGCTGAGGGCTCTCCAACCCCAGACTTACCGTTTCCGTGACCCGCACAGAGCATCTTGTCCGCGGTGCGCTTGTCGAAGATCCGATACACCACACACAGGCCACCGTCGACGAGGGGCATCGTGGTAGCTTGTAGAACCGGAGACAAATCGTAGCGGTCGGGATCCGTTCGTCCGTAGCCGGCAATGAATCCTGTGCGACTGACCGGCTCCGGGTCGGATGTTTTGTTCTCCACCGGAAGGCAGATCGGTTGAATGTAATCGTCGTATTGAACGTCGGCCTCGAGCCGGAGCAGCGCCATCTGGCTGTCGTCACTCGTTTCGACCGATATCACGCGAACCTCCCGAGTGGTGGTCGCACTCTCCCACAGCTGGTGCTGCCCGAGCTGGACCACGTAGGGACGCTTCCGGGGATGCCAATTCTTCACGCAACGAGCGGCCGTCACGATGTGGCTCTCGCTGATCAGCGTTCCTCCGCAGACGTACTCGCGCGAGCGTTTCGATAGTTCGAAGATGGCCGCATGCCAGGGCCATTCGCCGGCCAAGGACCGCACTCCGTTCACGATGAGCGGCATCTTGTTGATCTTCCGTTGGCCACAGGCCGGACGCCCCTCATCGGCCGGGGGCACCGTTAGCTTCTCGCTCCTTCGAGGTCCCTCGAACGAAGTGTTACAAACGGTCGCAATCCACGCGCGGTAGTGGCGTACCTTCACGTACGCCGAGTACTGCTGGGTGTCACAGATTGCCGTGTGTTCATCGCGCAGGGCCGTGAAGGACACGATCCCCTGCAGTTCCCAGCGGCCCTGACGGTAGGCGACGAAGCCACCCCCCGAGTCCCCGTTGCAGACGTTCGTCCCGTTGGCGTACCCACCGCAAAACATGCCATCGTGCATCGTGTTGGCGAAAACCGCCGGATTGCTGGCCAGACAGCGGGTGTAGTTGACGATCGGTACCTCCGTCATGCGGAGCCAACTGGACACCTCGTCGAACTCTGTGTAGCCCCACCCGGGGACCTTCCCTATCGTGCGGTAGAACTCGGCCGGATCTTCCGCCGATGTGTCAAGGCACACGGGCAGAACCCGGTCGGTGAATCGGACCGGGCGGTCTAGCTCCAACAGTGCGATGTCGTGCCGATAGGTCCCGGATCGGAATTCGGGGTGGACGTGTACCTTCCGCACTCGGACCCGCTCGCTGCAGCCCTCGTCTTGCCGCTCGCCGAGGTCATGATAACCGAGCATTAGCTGGAACTTCTCACCACTCAGCGGGAACCCGTTGTTCTCGTTGACGGCGCAGTGGGCCGCGGTCAGGACGAAGCGATCGCTGATCAGGGAACCCCCACAGTCGTACACGGGCACGGCCGAGTCGAACTGATAGATGGCCACATGCCACGGGAACTCGCCTCGGATCGCTTCCGACGGGTGCCTGGGAAGGCCTCCCGCTGCCTGCAGGACCGGTAAGCCACAGTGGACATCACTCGCGTACGTTCCAGCACAGTTTGATGTGGCCTCGGCCGAAACTAGTGCCACGGTGATCAATTCCAGAACCACCGAGAACATCCACCACCGGACAACGACCGAACGCTCCGAACCCATTCTGACTACTGATAGCGCTGATAGGCGTGACGTCTTTGAGGAGTGCGCATTATCGCTCCGTCCGCGGTCCGTTTGTCCACTTTGGGACGCTGAGTTTTCGAGCGCTGATTGTGATGAATGAATCTTCACTTAACGAGCGATCTGGAGTGTTTGCCAATCAGAATGGGACGCGGATGAGCTCACCCGGCATGAGTTCATTGGAGATCCTCACGGCTCCGTGGGCGAAGTGCTTCAGACCTCGCGAAAGATCATATTTGTTTTGAGGAGAAATTGAGGAGCATAATCAAGAAGATGGCAGGTGCTGGAGTTGTTCATTAGTCATCGCATGAAGGAAAGACTTTTTTGTCCCCATTGTCCCCTGGATAACTTTCTATTTGGTACTTAAGATGTAagtgcattttttattttggagaagaagagagaatataattttgaaaactaattATAAAGCCAAAGACCCCATTTTCATCCTTTTGCCCAACCGAATAGTAATCCGATATTCTAGGTTTCTTTCGGAATGAAAGTAGGAAGAAGTTTCGAAACGGGCAGCAAATATGAACTCTTTAtagtgattttattttatcgtcaAATTATGCACCCAACTTGATCGATGACCCTGTACATTCCAGTTCGGTTGAATggattggaaaatcgaaaccaacgagCAGAGCGACTTTAACACACGGATGCCCAGCTTGAATGGCCCCGCTTTGCTGCCCAAATCCGAGCACCTTTCGGTGGTTAACACGGAACCAAGCTTAAACACCAGAACCGTAATAATCGGTCACTAATGAACTTGAATTATTTAATGCCGATGATTTATCGAAAGAGAGTGTGTCCAAACAGACTCCCGAACTCGTCCACATTCCAAGGCCGCACATTAAGTAGATTATTCGGTGTTTgagacatttttcttcacGATCAAGGCACTGGTCGGTTATCATAACACCGTCAATCGGAGTGATCGGTCGCTTCCTTTCGATAAACCTAAAAGCTACCGGAAGTCCCGCCATGCGTAACCGATTGGCTTGGATTTTTGGCGGACCTTGGCGTTCGAAAAAATGGCGCACATAATATCGGTAATGGAAGACACACTGACAGGGTCACATTTGGGCGGAACTTCGATACATTTCTAACCTTTTTATTATCGACAAATTTGCGGAAgcctttcggttttcggtaCGACCCCGACCCCTCAGGGCCAGTGTCTGGGGTATGGCGCCATCAATAGGAAGTGCTTCATTCTGGGCTTCAGTCTTCTAAGCAGTTCCACACCGGTTATTGGCATGGAGCCGAGCCGCAagttgcataatttaatattaaacaCAGAGTAACTCATCGATCGGTCTCGTTCCGAGGCGTGCGCCACGAGCCAATATTTGGGTTTGTTAATCGAAGCATCGCACTGGC
The nucleotide sequence above comes from Anopheles bellator chromosome 1, idAnoBellAS_SP24_06.2, whole genome shotgun sequence. Encoded proteins:
- the LOC131216402 gene encoding angio-associated migratory cell protein, with protein sequence MRNNTPPQSPHLLIEEDEDGLVYVGDADEVLDDWEREANAGMDEDDEEDDEELMAGDEAAAGNHSRMPGRDDAKLTFSKHTSPVFCGALHPTEDLAVTGGEDDKAYVWNTITGEVVHEVTNHSDSVIAVDFSHDGAFVATGDMAGYIQVFKVSQNYRQVWEFTLGDMCWMRWHTAAHVLLAGAQTGEVYVWRIPSGDCKVLQGHGATCEAAELTHDGKRLAVGYGDGHFKLWDLKTNTTVMDVPPGPGSSTGIISLAVDRESQLFVTGGDGGCACIIGANGPVGKLADSSAADSTVESVLIDYPDFELKVAATGTLLGTVTIWDVARQTKRVQCSDDEPTGITRMLWLKDSTICAGTLGGQIKAWDLRSGAMRFILEGHWDAVQALVYHKEKNIILSASEDGTVKLFDIPTVE
- the LOC131206456 gene encoding transmembrane protease serine 9-like, which produces MGSERSVVVRWWMFSVVLELITVALVSAEATSNCAGTYASDVHCGLPVLQAAGGLPRHPSEAIRGEFPWHVAIYQFDSAVPVYDCGGSLISDRFVLTAAHCAVNENNGFPLSGEKFQLMLGYHDLGERQDEGCSERVRVRKVHVHPEFRSGTYRHDIALLELDRPVRFTDRVLPVCLDTSAEDPAEFYRTIGKVPGWGYTEFDEVSSWLRMTEVPIVNYTRCLASNPAVFANTMHDGMFCGGYANGTNVCNGDSGGGFVAYRQGRWELQGIVSFTALRDEHTAICDTQQYSAYVKVRHYRAWIATVCNTSFEGPRRSEKLTVPPADEGRPACGQRKINKMPLIVNGVRSLAGEWPWHAAIFELSKRSREYVCGGTLISESHIVTAARCVKNWHPRKRPYVVQLGQHQLWESATTTREVRVISVETSDDSQMALLRLEADVQYDDYIQPICLPVENKTSDPEPVSRTGFIAGYGRTDPDRYDLSPVLQATTMPLVDGGLCVVYRIFDKRTADKMLCAGHGNGTNACLGDEGGGFYQATESGTWTIGGVISKINIYRNRCDTHGYVGVLDVAQYLAWILDRLQHTLTGLVDIATSGGAFPGQGKGQCKGCGWKQHRRHRPHHRRKGSDEDRSGEDSNESRERSIAESVKNVMHAKVDLVKDIHGVASSSIKKIFG